Proteins from a single region of Paramormyrops kingsleyae isolate MSU_618 chromosome 9, PKINGS_0.4, whole genome shotgun sequence:
- the aqp10a gene encoding aquaporin-10a, with amino-acid sequence MEPSGSLAIHNKGKMYKVKRALVVRNTLARECLGEILGTFVLMLFGCAAAAQVKTSRETKGQYLSANMGFSVGVMSAMYLCRGVSGAHLNPAVSFSFCFLGRLPWRKLLPFSLSQVLGAYLASAVVFIIYYDAIMAYSGGVLTVTGPNETASIFATYPSDILSLWRSFFDQVVGTAMLLLCILPLDDKRNSPAPDALLPPIVGTVVLGISVSMSSNCGGAINPARDLGPRLFTLTAGWGTEAFTCFNYWFWVPLVAPMLGGTVGSAMYLIFIQWHLPDSDPEPDMSPAGIPDTKYPEKQLAPMEEKPAKEKEDFF; translated from the exons ATGGAGCCTTCTGGATCATTGGCGATACACAACAAGGGGAAGATGTACAAGGTGAAGAGGGCACTCGTGGTGAGGAACACATTGGCTCGAGAATGCTTGGGTGAGATCCTGGGCACCTTCGTTCTTATG TTGTTTGGCTGCGCTGCTGCGGCTCAGGTAAAAACAAGCAGGGAGACGAAGGGCCAATATCTTTCCGCCAACATGGGCTTCTCCGTGGGCGTCATGTCTGCCATGTACCTCTGCAGAGGAGTCTCAG GGGCTCACCTGAACCCTGCAGTCTCTTTCAGCTTTTGTTTCCTGGGCCGGCTGCCCTGGAGGAAGCTGCTGCCGTTCAGCCTCTCGCAGGTGCTGGGCGCTTATCTGGCTTCTGCTGTTGTTTTCATCATTTACTACG ATGCCATAATGGCGTACAGCGGGGGGGTGCTGACCGTCACTGGGCCCAATGAAACTGCATCCATCTTTGCAACCTACCCCTCAGACATTCTGTCTTTGTGGAGAAGTTTCTTTGACCAG GTGGTTGGCACGGcgatgctgttgctatgcataCTGCCCCTGGACGACAAACGAAACAGCCCAGCTCCTGATGCTCTGCTGCCTCCCATTGTGGGCACCGTGGTCCTGGGCATCTCCGTTTCCATGTCCTCCAACTGTGGGGGAGCTATTAACCCCGCCAGGGATCTGGGACCCCGGCTGTTCACGCTGACGGCCGGCTGGGGCACCGAGGCCTTCAC GTGTTTTAATTACTGGTTCTGGGTTCCCTTGGTGGCGCCGATGCTGGGCGGCACAGTGGGATCCGCCATGTATCTGATCTTCATCCAGTGGCACCTTCCTGACTCCGACCCTGAGCCGGATATGAGCCCGGCTGGCATCCCGGACACCAAATACCCAGAAAAACAGCTGGCACCTATGGAGGAGAAACCagcaaaggagaaggaggactTCTTCTGA